Proteins found in one Streptomyces sp. NBC_00461 genomic segment:
- a CDS encoding GbsR/MarR family transcriptional regulator — MDEVGRDQEAVSKFVESFAAQLVEAGMQRMPARVFAALLSSDEGVMTSADLGEQLRISPAAVSGAVRYLAQTHMVSREREPGSRRERYRVHGDQWYEALTNREALIKRWEGALREGVDSLGATTPAGRRMAETLAFFEFIEGEISAMMERWRVHREKTFGA, encoded by the coding sequence ATGGATGAGGTGGGGCGTGACCAGGAGGCGGTCTCGAAGTTCGTCGAGTCCTTCGCGGCGCAGCTCGTCGAGGCCGGGATGCAGCGCATGCCCGCCCGGGTCTTCGCCGCGCTGCTCTCCTCCGACGAGGGCGTGATGACCTCCGCCGACCTGGGTGAGCAACTGCGGATCAGCCCCGCCGCCGTATCCGGGGCGGTGCGCTATCTGGCCCAGACGCACATGGTCTCGCGCGAGCGGGAGCCGGGCTCGCGCCGCGAGCGCTACCGGGTGCACGGCGACCAGTGGTACGAGGCCCTGACCAACCGTGAGGCCCTCATCAAGCGCTGGGAGGGGGCTCTGCGCGAAGGCGTGGACAGTCTCGGCGCCACGACGCCGGCCGGACGCCGCATGGCCGAGACGCTCGCCTTCTTCGAGTTCATCGAGGGCGAGATCTCGGCCATGATGGAGCGCTGGCGGGTGCACCGGGAGAAGACGTTCGGCGCGTGA
- a CDS encoding Uma2 family endonuclease codes for MTLMTERPTTSGTEPCSGFEELLDLLDELNVPDGYKAEIIRGNIVVSPWSKGYYTRVMRLVCRRLESRLPEGHQMDYAPLLFVFPGEASAFGPDIYAAHEQVLETESSHLDGEGLSFAAELTSPSTRNNDLTVKADVYARVGVPVYLLLDMQEEQATVFWTPSVKGYESHCTMPFGGMLPMPAPFDCTLDTAGFQAPGSR; via the coding sequence ATGACGTTGATGACTGAGCGACCGACGACAAGCGGCACTGAGCCCTGCAGCGGTTTCGAGGAACTCCTGGACCTCCTCGACGAGCTGAATGTGCCCGACGGCTACAAAGCAGAGATCATCAGGGGGAACATCGTTGTGTCGCCGTGGTCGAAGGGCTACTACACCCGCGTGATGCGTCTGGTCTGCCGCCGGTTGGAGTCGCGTCTGCCCGAGGGGCACCAGATGGATTACGCACCTCTCCTGTTCGTCTTCCCCGGGGAAGCAAGTGCATTCGGGCCGGACATCTACGCAGCACACGAACAGGTCTTGGAGACGGAGAGCAGTCACTTGGACGGCGAAGGTCTCTCCTTCGCCGCCGAACTCACCTCTCCGTCCACCCGGAACAACGACCTGACCGTCAAGGCCGACGTCTATGCCAGGGTGGGCGTCCCGGTCTATCTGCTCCTCGACATGCAGGAGGAGCAGGCCACAGTCTTCTGGACTCCTTCCGTCAAGGGCTACGAGTCCCATTGCACGATGCCGTTCGGGGGGATGCTGCCCATGCCTGCCCCCTTCGACTGCACCCTCGACACCGCAGGGTTCCAGGCACCTGGCTCACGTTGA
- a CDS encoding alpha/beta hydrolase encodes MQTLSKAVLRSRTPVVLGLAALMGLFFAPAASARTSPAPPHFANGHGISVVGQPKWADDNHRTFVLTVRSAQVPAYGAMSGQVSGEHVVMVTLPRGYDGAASTRYPVLYDLHGAGELPNSTRYMGMAEGATKDVPLITVTPNGSGRGWYTNWVKPGSRGSQNWETFHLDQVIPFIDANLRTVPTRQGRAITGHSMGGFGAFHYAEDRPELFSYVGSFSGDLDMRDPVMRAAVTGSELLPGFGSPIAAPDAVFGPPVWPLDGVWNKVSPAQHVAKLRGMGVAMYAGDGGALTLDPNEDVQALSEKAVRQTALTTAADLDATGIPYRFADYGDGSTWAKGCTGKHAQDACLQADMNDFVGLFMKRLQHP; translated from the coding sequence ATGCAGACCCTGTCCAAGGCCGTCTTACGCAGCCGCACCCCCGTAGTCCTCGGCCTCGCCGCCCTCATGGGCCTGTTCTTCGCACCAGCCGCCTCCGCCCGGACGTCACCGGCGCCACCGCACTTCGCGAACGGCCACGGCATCAGCGTCGTGGGCCAGCCGAAATGGGCGGACGACAACCACCGCACCTTCGTCCTCACCGTGAGGTCCGCCCAGGTCCCGGCCTACGGCGCGATGTCCGGCCAGGTCTCCGGCGAGCACGTCGTCATGGTCACCCTGCCGAGGGGATACGACGGCGCCGCGAGCACCCGCTACCCCGTGCTGTACGACCTGCACGGAGCCGGCGAACTCCCGAACAGCACCCGGTACATGGGCATGGCCGAGGGGGCGACCAAGGACGTCCCGCTGATCACCGTCACGCCGAACGGCTCCGGCCGCGGCTGGTACACGAACTGGGTGAAGCCCGGCTCACGGGGCTCCCAGAACTGGGAGACCTTCCACCTCGACCAGGTGATCCCGTTCATCGACGCCAACCTGAGGACCGTCCCCACCCGGCAGGGCCGGGCGATCACCGGCCACTCGATGGGCGGCTTCGGCGCCTTCCACTACGCCGAGGACCGGCCCGAACTGTTCAGCTACGTGGGCAGTTTCTCCGGCGACCTCGATATGCGGGATCCGGTGATGCGCGCCGCCGTCACCGGCAGCGAGCTGCTGCCGGGCTTCGGCAGCCCGATCGCCGCCCCCGACGCGGTCTTCGGGCCGCCGGTCTGGCCCCTTGACGGCGTGTGGAACAAGGTGAGCCCCGCCCAGCACGTCGCGAAGCTGCGCGGTATGGGCGTCGCGATGTACGCGGGCGACGGCGGCGCACTGACCCTCGACCCGAACGAGGACGTCCAGGCGCTGAGCGAGAAGGCAGTCCGGCAGACGGCCTTGACGACCGCGGCCGATCTCGACGCGACAGGTATCCCGTACCGCTTCGCGGACTACGGCGACGGCAGCACCTGGGCCAAGGGCTGCACCGGCAAGCACGCCCAAGATGCCTGTCTGCAAGCCGACATGAACGACTTCGTGGGCCTGTTCATGAAGCGGCTGCAACACCCGTGA
- a CDS encoding adenylosuccinate synthase — translation MPALVLLGAQWGDEGKGKATDLLGGSVDYVVRYQGGNNAGHTVVVGDQKYALHLLPSGILSPGCTPVIGNGVVVDPSVLFSELNGLNERGVDTSKLLISGNAHIITPYNVTVDKVTERFLGKRKIGTTGRGIGPTYADKINRVGIRVQDLYDESILTQKVEAALDIKNQVLTKLYNRRAIAIEQVVEELLTYADRLAPYVADTVLVLNQALEDDKVVLFEGGQGTLLDIDHGTYPFVTSSNPTAGGACTGAGVGPTKISRVIGILKAYTTRVGSGPFPTELFDADGDALRRIGGERGVTTGRDRRCGWFDAVIARYATRVNGLTDFFLTKLDVLTGWEQIPVCVAYEIDGRRVEELPYSQSDFHHAKPVYENLPGWSEDITGAKSFSDLPKNAQNYVKALEEMSGAPISAIGVGPGRDETIEINSFL, via the coding sequence GTGCCCGCACTTGTGCTGCTCGGTGCTCAGTGGGGTGACGAAGGCAAGGGAAAGGCGACGGACCTGCTAGGCGGATCCGTTGACTATGTGGTGCGCTACCAGGGCGGCAACAACGCCGGCCACACGGTAGTCGTGGGCGATCAGAAGTACGCCCTCCACCTGCTCCCTTCCGGAATCCTGTCCCCGGGGTGCACCCCGGTCATCGGCAACGGTGTCGTCGTCGACCCGTCGGTCCTGTTCTCCGAGCTGAACGGGCTGAACGAGCGTGGCGTCGACACGTCCAAGCTCCTGATCAGCGGTAACGCTCACATCATCACGCCCTACAACGTGACGGTGGACAAGGTGACGGAACGCTTCCTCGGGAAGCGGAAGATCGGGACCACCGGCCGCGGAATCGGCCCGACCTACGCGGACAAGATCAACCGCGTCGGCATCCGGGTCCAGGACCTCTACGACGAGTCGATCCTCACCCAGAAGGTCGAGGCGGCCCTCGACATCAAGAACCAGGTCCTCACCAAGCTCTACAACCGGCGCGCGATCGCGATCGAGCAGGTGGTCGAGGAGCTGCTGACCTACGCCGACCGGCTCGCGCCGTACGTCGCCGACACGGTCCTGGTCCTCAACCAGGCCCTGGAGGACGACAAGGTGGTGCTGTTCGAGGGCGGCCAGGGCACGCTCCTGGACATCGACCACGGCACGTATCCGTTCGTGACGTCGTCGAACCCCACCGCGGGCGGCGCCTGCACGGGCGCAGGTGTCGGCCCGACGAAGATCAGCCGGGTCATCGGCATCCTCAAGGCCTACACGACCCGGGTCGGCTCGGGGCCCTTCCCGACCGAGCTGTTCGACGCGGACGGCGACGCGCTGCGCCGTATCGGCGGCGAGCGGGGTGTGACGACGGGCCGGGACCGGCGCTGCGGCTGGTTCGACGCCGTGATCGCCCGGTACGCGACCCGGGTCAACGGCCTGACGGACTTCTTCCTCACCAAGCTCGACGTCCTCACCGGCTGGGAGCAGATCCCGGTCTGCGTGGCGTACGAGATCGACGGCAGGCGCGTCGAGGAGCTCCCGTACTCGCAGTCGGACTTCCACCACGCGAAGCCGGTCTACGAGAACCTGCCGGGCTGGTCCGAGGACATCACCGGGGCGAAGTCCTTCTCCGACCTGCCGAAGAACGCCCAGAACTACGTGAAGGCGCTGGAGGAGATGTCGGGCGCCCCGATCTCCGCGATCGGCGTGGGCCCGGGCCGGGACGAGACGATCGAGATCAACTCGTTCCTGTAA
- a CDS encoding NACHT domain-containing protein codes for MTGPGDVHGEFSGVAHGPVFMGRDIRDTTINIAHPPRSSTTIALDDAAAELAQALREQWWRESERQRLWAPDSLPVRWRTVRRSPDDAPLPPDGELRGITDLYSQVPTKRLVVLGRAGSGKSALAIRFALEMLGSPDTRVAVVPVIFSLGSWDPETPLRDWLAAQLKRDHPGLAADGPGNSTLAAALVGHGRILPVLDGFDEIAEGLRPSALVKLSDTASSKMPLLLTSRDDGYPTTGRVLSAATIELEKLSLDDLETYLPYTSAGARTTEWNEVLQRLREDPEGPAATALRTPLMVALARTVYSDVPDNDPRDLLTDLFPTTEALENHLLDSFVPTVYRDRPLAQRERVQDWLAHLARHLELLDTTDLKWWQLGSTLRRPVRMTVVGLVTGLVFGWMDTLVGWSLAWFVLPYGPVDGLLIGLANGAVFGLVSGLAFGLAYGLLDGGAAREPSRVRMRILGRRTRSRKTYLPRLSAGFTGGFGFGFVSWLVNWLAYGLLSGSTPMALLLYGLLNGVIGGLVSGLLLGFAYAGGASEPSDEPLRFADGMREFRERIAPRLAIGLAAGFGVGFAFWFVDTLAFGLALGTPGGFTSLLMDSLEFGLRSGLGYGLVVGLVYGLAVALADPIPVSSAVSPSDLLKTDRRTMLHRSLVSTLVFGLVGGLFYGLNGQFVDWLIFTTMGGLGLGLAFGLGLTAWGHWVTLARIWLPLTGRLPRNPGAFLEDAHRRGVLRQAGAVYQFRHARLRDRITRP; via the coding sequence GTGACCGGGCCGGGCGACGTGCACGGCGAGTTCTCCGGCGTCGCGCACGGCCCGGTCTTCATGGGCCGGGACATCCGCGACACCACCATCAACATCGCCCATCCCCCGCGCTCCAGCACCACGATCGCCCTGGACGATGCCGCGGCCGAACTCGCCCAGGCGCTGCGCGAGCAGTGGTGGAGGGAATCGGAACGGCAGCGGCTGTGGGCCCCGGACTCGCTGCCGGTCCGCTGGCGGACGGTCCGCCGCTCACCGGACGACGCGCCGCTGCCGCCGGACGGTGAGTTGCGCGGGATCACGGATCTCTACAGTCAGGTGCCCACCAAGCGGCTGGTGGTGCTGGGCCGGGCGGGATCGGGCAAGTCGGCCCTGGCCATACGGTTCGCGCTGGAGATGCTGGGGTCCCCCGACACCCGTGTCGCCGTCGTACCAGTGATCTTCAGCCTTGGCTCCTGGGACCCCGAGACGCCTCTACGGGACTGGCTGGCCGCACAGCTGAAGCGCGACCATCCCGGTCTGGCGGCGGACGGCCCCGGCAACTCGACGCTGGCCGCGGCACTGGTCGGCCACGGCCGCATCCTGCCCGTCCTGGACGGCTTCGACGAGATCGCCGAAGGTCTGCGGCCGTCCGCCCTGGTCAAGCTCAGCGATACCGCCAGCTCCAAGATGCCGCTGCTGCTGACCAGTCGCGACGACGGATACCCCACAACCGGTCGTGTTCTGTCCGCCGCGACGATCGAACTGGAGAAACTCTCCCTGGACGACCTGGAGACATACCTGCCGTACACCAGCGCGGGCGCCAGGACAACCGAGTGGAACGAGGTCCTGCAACGCCTGCGTGAGGACCCCGAAGGCCCGGCGGCCACGGCCCTGAGGACTCCCCTGATGGTCGCCCTCGCCCGCACCGTCTACAGCGACGTCCCCGACAACGACCCACGCGACCTGCTCACCGACCTGTTCCCGACCACCGAAGCCCTGGAGAACCATCTCCTCGACAGCTTCGTCCCGACCGTCTACCGCGACAGGCCCCTCGCCCAGCGCGAACGCGTCCAGGACTGGCTCGCCCACCTCGCCCGCCACCTCGAACTGCTCGACACGACCGACCTCAAGTGGTGGCAGCTGGGCAGCACCCTGCGGCGGCCGGTGCGCATGACGGTCGTGGGGCTGGTGACCGGGCTGGTCTTCGGGTGGATGGACACGCTCGTGGGCTGGTCCCTGGCCTGGTTCGTGTTGCCGTACGGTCCCGTGGACGGGCTCCTGATCGGACTCGCGAACGGGGCCGTCTTCGGGCTGGTGTCGGGCCTGGCCTTCGGGCTGGCGTACGGGCTCCTGGACGGGGGTGCGGCACGCGAACCGTCGCGCGTGCGCATGCGGATCCTCGGCAGGAGGACTCGGTCTCGCAAGACGTATCTCCCGCGCCTGTCGGCCGGTTTCACGGGCGGGTTCGGATTCGGGTTCGTGTCCTGGCTCGTGAACTGGCTGGCGTACGGGCTCCTGTCGGGGTCGACCCCCATGGCGCTGCTCCTGTACGGGCTGCTGAACGGCGTCATCGGCGGTCTCGTCAGCGGGTTGCTCCTGGGGTTCGCGTACGCGGGCGGAGCGAGTGAGCCGTCGGACGAGCCCCTGCGGTTCGCGGACGGCATGAGGGAGTTCCGTGAGCGGATCGCGCCCCGGCTGGCGATCGGGCTCGCGGCCGGGTTCGGGGTCGGGTTCGCGTTCTGGTTCGTGGACACGCTCGCGTTCGGGCTCGCGCTGGGAACCCCGGGCGGATTCACGTCCCTGCTGATGGACTCACTCGAATTCGGACTCAGGAGCGGACTCGGATACGGCCTCGTGGTCGGGCTCGTGTACGGCCTGGCGGTCGCACTCGCCGACCCGATCCCGGTCAGTTCCGCGGTCAGCCCCTCCGACCTCCTGAAGACCGACCGCAGGACGATGCTCCATCGATCGCTCGTGAGCACGCTGGTGTTCGGGCTCGTGGGAGGGCTCTTCTACGGACTCAACGGCCAGTTCGTGGACTGGCTGATCTTCACCACCATGGGCGGCCTCGGGCTCGGCCTCGCATTCGGCCTCGGCCTCACCGCCTGGGGCCACTGGGTGACCCTCGCCCGCATCTGGCTACCGCTGACCGGCCGACTGCCCCGAAACCCGGGCGCCTTCCTGGAAGACGCCCACCGCAGAGGCGTCCTGCGCCAGGCAGGGGCCGTCTACCAGTTCCGCCACGCCCGACTCCGCGACCGCATCACCAGGCCCTGA
- a CDS encoding ABC transporter ATP-binding protein, with protein MTKAITVSGLHKSFGGTHALDGLDLDVDTGEVHGFLGPNGAGKSTTIRVLLGLLRADAGATQVLGRDPWQDAVEVRRRIAYVPGDVTLWRNLSGGEVIDLYGRLRGGLDPARRADLIERFELDPTKKGRTYSKGNRQKVALVAAFASDVDLLILDEPTSGLDPLMEEVFQRCVEEERDRGRTILLSSHILSEVEELCDRVSIIRKGRTVESGSLAELRHLTRTSVTAELAGAPNGLAHLPGVHDLDVQGRRVRLQVDTDKLDAVLRSLSESGVRSLTSTPPTLEELFLRHYQDGQEEVAAR; from the coding sequence ATGACGAAGGCAATCACCGTCTCCGGGCTCCACAAGTCGTTCGGCGGGACCCACGCCCTGGACGGCCTCGACCTGGACGTCGACACCGGCGAGGTCCACGGCTTCCTCGGCCCGAACGGCGCCGGCAAGTCCACCACCATCCGCGTCCTGCTCGGCCTGCTGCGTGCCGACGCCGGCGCCACCCAGGTGCTCGGCCGCGACCCGTGGCAGGACGCGGTGGAGGTGCGCCGCCGGATCGCGTACGTCCCCGGCGACGTGACGCTCTGGAGGAACCTGTCGGGCGGTGAGGTCATCGACCTCTACGGCCGTCTGCGCGGAGGTCTGGACCCGGCCCGCCGTGCCGACCTGATCGAACGGTTCGAGCTGGACCCCACCAAGAAGGGCCGCACGTACTCCAAGGGCAACCGCCAGAAGGTCGCCCTGGTCGCGGCGTTCGCCTCGGACGTGGACCTGCTGATCCTGGACGAGCCGACCTCGGGCCTGGACCCGCTGATGGAGGAGGTCTTCCAGCGCTGCGTGGAGGAGGAGCGGGACCGGGGCAGGACCATTCTCCTGTCGTCGCACATCCTCAGCGAGGTCGAGGAGCTCTGCGACCGGGTGAGCATCATCCGCAAGGGCCGCACGGTGGAGAGCGGCTCGCTGGCCGAGCTGCGCCATCTGACCCGGACGAGCGTGACGGCCGAACTCGCGGGCGCGCCCAACGGGTTGGCGCACCTGCCCGGCGTCCATGACCTCGACGTGCAGGGCCGTCGGGTCCGCCTCCAGGTCGACACCGACAAGCTGGACGCCGTGCTGCGCTCGCTGAGCGAGTCGGGCGTACGGTCACTGACCTCGACCCCGCCGACCCTCGAGGAGCTGTTCCTGCGGCACTACCAGGACGGGCAGGAGGAGGTGGCGGCCCGATGA
- a CDS encoding APC family permease: MAVDEGVAPAAKAEDDSTVHRLKPNAVGLLGVVFMAVATAAPITAMTGNVPFMVSSGNGIGAPASYLVAMVVLAIFSIGFTSMAKHITSTGAFYGFISYGLGRTAGLASGLLATFAYAVFEPALIGIFSTFATTTLKDQTGLDIPWWAFAALMLVINATGTWFGVSVAEKLLVVLLATEVTVLAAMAISVALHGGGPHGFSLDPVNPVNAFKGTSAGLGLFFAFWSWVGFESTAMYGEESRNPKKIIPRATMISVLGVGVFYVFVSWMAISGTGEANAVKVATDNPLALFFNPTERYVGHWAVDVMQWLMITGSLACGMAFHNCAARYMYALGREGVLPSLKNTVGRTHARHGSPHIAGLVQTVVSAVLIGAFWAAGKDPYNALYVLLAILGTMAILIVQAVCSFAVLVYFRTHHPESRHWFRTFTAPLVGGIAMLAVVVLLVSNMGVAAGAESGSLVLKATPWLVALVAATGVGYAQYLKRRAPERYALLGRTVLEETKER, from the coding sequence ATGGCAGTGGACGAGGGCGTCGCCCCGGCGGCGAAAGCGGAGGACGACAGCACGGTTCACCGGCTCAAACCCAACGCAGTTGGGCTGCTCGGCGTGGTGTTCATGGCCGTCGCGACCGCCGCCCCGATCACCGCGATGACCGGGAACGTGCCCTTCATGGTGTCGTCAGGAAACGGCATCGGCGCCCCCGCGAGCTACCTCGTCGCAATGGTCGTCCTGGCAATCTTTTCCATCGGATTCACGTCGATGGCGAAGCACATCACCTCCACCGGCGCCTTCTACGGCTTCATCTCCTACGGCCTCGGCCGCACCGCGGGCCTGGCGTCGGGACTGCTCGCCACCTTCGCCTACGCCGTCTTCGAACCGGCCCTCATCGGTATCTTCTCGACGTTCGCCACCACAACCCTCAAGGACCAGACGGGACTTGACATCCCCTGGTGGGCCTTCGCGGCCCTGATGCTCGTCATCAACGCGACCGGCACCTGGTTCGGCGTCTCGGTCGCCGAGAAGCTGCTCGTCGTCCTCCTGGCGACGGAGGTGACCGTCCTCGCCGCGATGGCGATCTCGGTCGCCCTGCACGGCGGCGGCCCGCACGGCTTCAGCCTCGACCCGGTCAACCCGGTCAACGCCTTCAAGGGGACGTCCGCGGGGCTCGGCCTCTTCTTCGCCTTCTGGTCGTGGGTCGGCTTCGAGTCGACGGCGATGTACGGCGAGGAGTCCCGCAACCCGAAGAAGATCATCCCCAGGGCGACGATGATCTCCGTCCTGGGCGTCGGCGTCTTCTACGTCTTCGTCTCCTGGATGGCCATCTCCGGCACGGGCGAGGCGAACGCCGTGAAGGTCGCCACCGACAACCCCCTCGCGCTCTTCTTCAACCCCACCGAGCGCTACGTCGGTCACTGGGCCGTGGACGTCATGCAGTGGCTGATGATCACCGGCTCGCTCGCCTGCGGCATGGCCTTCCACAACTGCGCCGCCCGCTACATGTACGCGCTGGGCCGCGAGGGCGTGCTCCCCTCGCTGAAGAACACGGTCGGCCGCACCCACGCCCGGCACGGCTCCCCGCACATCGCGGGCCTGGTCCAGACCGTCGTCTCCGCCGTCCTGATCGGCGCGTTCTGGGCCGCGGGCAAGGACCCGTACAACGCGCTCTACGTGCTGCTGGCCATCCTCGGCACGATGGCGATCCTCATCGTGCAGGCGGTGTGCTCGTTCGCGGTGCTGGTCTACTTCCGCACCCACCACCCCGAGAGCCGGCACTGGTTCAGGACCTTCACCGCTCCGCTGGTCGGCGGCATCGCGATGCTCGCCGTGGTCGTCCTGCTGGTGTCCAACATGGGGGTCGCGGCGGGCGCCGAGTCCGGCTCGCTGGTGCTGAAGGCGACGCCCTGGCTGGTCGCCCTGGTCGCGGCGACCGGCGTCGGCTACGCCCAGTACCTCAAGCGCCGCGCTCCCGAGCGGTACGCGCTGCTGGGGCGGACGGTGCTGGAGGAGACCAAGGAGCGGTAG
- a CDS encoding DUF6801 domain-containing protein has product MAVALLGSAGFLGAGSATAAPAPRSLTYSCAFPFIGDKPMKASVTWTAARTYVAGRAAPRSPVDAPAAVGGNVSQSLRMVGAATVEGSADVHAVVAAPGGDIPVTLTFDVPRTAIPQSGPLSVDASGSLPSLTFARAGRAKLVFGGIDLHLTPRDSGGGTPVGRIDAPCHLNSGQDGVVGTFTIQPTAGEPTAPGRSKTSQGPGRSPRGDGSADDSANGSGRAGSGRVSGQGSGQQSGSASDSASASVSASVSAQGAASAGAPGGTSAASRPGAPGTASPAAAEADGTGAVGPLRVLAVSLAVGAGVLGCGWWGLRRIRARGR; this is encoded by the coding sequence ATGGCAGTTGCCCTCTTGGGAAGCGCCGGGTTTCTCGGAGCCGGGTCCGCGACGGCGGCCCCGGCTCCGCGCTCTCTCACCTACAGCTGTGCGTTCCCCTTCATCGGCGACAAGCCGATGAAGGCATCGGTCACGTGGACCGCCGCACGCACGTACGTGGCCGGACGGGCCGCCCCCCGGTCACCCGTCGACGCCCCGGCGGCGGTCGGCGGGAACGTCAGCCAGTCGCTCCGGATGGTCGGGGCGGCAACAGTCGAGGGCTCGGCGGACGTACACGCCGTCGTGGCCGCGCCCGGGGGCGACATCCCCGTCACCCTGACCTTCGACGTGCCCAGGACCGCCATCCCGCAGTCCGGGCCGCTGAGCGTCGACGCGAGCGGGTCCCTGCCCTCGCTCACCTTCGCCCGGGCGGGCAGGGCGAAGCTGGTCTTCGGCGGCATCGACCTGCACCTCACGCCCAGGGACTCGGGCGGCGGGACTCCGGTGGGCAGGATCGACGCACCGTGCCACCTGAACTCCGGGCAGGACGGGGTGGTGGGGACCTTCACCATCCAGCCGACTGCCGGCGAGCCGACCGCCCCGGGGAGGTCGAAGACGTCGCAGGGACCGGGACGCTCGCCGCGGGGCGACGGCTCGGCGGACGACTCGGCGAACGGCTCGGGCAGGGCGGGATCCGGTCGGGTATCCGGCCAAGGGTCCGGCCAGCAAAGCGGCTCGGCATCGGATTCGGCCTCCGCTTCCGTGTCCGCTTCCGTGTCCGCGCAGGGCGCGGCGTCCGCGGGCGCACCCGGCGGTACGTCGGCGGCCTCGCGCCCCGGCGCACCCGGCACGGCCTCCCCGGCGGCAGCCGAGGCCGACGGCACCGGCGCCGTGGGGCCGTTGCGGGTGCTCGCGGTGTCCCTGGCCGTGGGGGCGGGGGTGCTGGGGTGCGGCTGGTGGGGCCTGCGGCGGATCCGTGCCAGGGGCCGGTAG
- a CDS encoding diacylglycerol kinase family protein, with amino-acid sequence MATSATSDQLLVVIDPVARRTDGESVRIAKDVLSAGARAKVCLPDGPEEFARALARRGSRRPVVVGDDRALVRAVSLLHRQRELAGCALSMVPVGGALSVARSLGVPMGAVAAARAVLEGVERRLDLLVDDSDGVVLGALRIPPLTPQSQAQARTQAPSLESGHPWLRTAQSLVRTLVPAREATVPGPRPARLRVEVDGVTLVDLDQPVEAVSVTPGEAGMAQIEVRPLSVGAEASPVFAQGRLVSVSGADFRYRADAGVWGPVRRRTWTVWEGAWGLTVPST; translated from the coding sequence GTGGCGACTTCCGCGACTTCCGATCAGCTCCTGGTGGTCATCGATCCGGTCGCCCGGCGAACGGACGGGGAGTCGGTACGCATCGCAAAAGACGTGCTCAGCGCGGGTGCGCGGGCGAAGGTGTGCCTGCCGGACGGGCCGGAGGAATTCGCCCGGGCGCTGGCCCGGCGGGGCTCGCGCCGGCCCGTGGTGGTGGGCGACGACCGCGCGCTGGTGCGTGCGGTCTCCCTCCTGCACCGGCAGCGGGAGCTGGCCGGATGTGCGCTGTCGATGGTGCCCGTGGGCGGCGCGCTGTCGGTGGCGCGGTCGCTGGGGGTGCCCATGGGGGCGGTCGCGGCGGCGCGGGCCGTGCTCGAAGGGGTGGAGCGGCGACTGGACCTGCTGGTGGACGACAGCGACGGGGTGGTGCTCGGCGCGCTGCGGATTCCCCCGCTGACCCCGCAGTCGCAGGCGCAGGCGCGGACACAGGCACCGTCACTGGAGTCCGGACACCCATGGCTGCGCACCGCCCAGTCCCTCGTACGAACCCTGGTGCCCGCCCGCGAGGCCACGGTCCCCGGGCCCCGGCCCGCCCGGCTGCGGGTGGAGGTCGACGGGGTCACGCTGGTGGACCTGGACCAGCCGGTCGAGGCGGTGTCGGTGACGCCCGGGGAGGCGGGGATGGCCCAGATCGAGGTGCGGCCGCTGTCGGTGGGCGCGGAGGCGTCGCCCGTATTCGCTCAGGGGCGGCTGGTGAGCGTGTCCGGCGCGGACTTCCGGTACCGGGCGGACGCGGGGGTGTGGGGGCCCGTACGGAGGCGGACGTGGACGGTCTGGGAGGGGGCTTGGGGGCTTACGGTGCCGTCAACGTGA